GATAATGTGGTGCGAAACGTTATTATGTTTCCGCTTGAGCTAGATGTAAAAGAAATACCGAATGATATTATTGAATTACGAAGTATAGCAAAAGGTAATACTTTTGAGCGAGGAATAAAAAAAGTAAAGAAACTGAACTATGATGAATTGGCAAGGTTGGCACATAAAAGAAGCGAGATTAATAGGTTTACTTTACGTGAAACCACAACTAAAGTTTATGGGCGAGATCCTGTTATTGCAACATTTACCAAACAAAGAGCTAAAGGTGTTTGTGAGTTATGTGGCGAGGATGCACCATTTAAAGATAAACAAGGAGAACCATATTTAGAATGTCATCATATTGTATGGCTCTCTAGAGGTGGAGAAGATACGATAGAGAATACTGTTGCCTTATGTCCTAATTGTCATCGGAGGGTGCATGTTTTGGAGATTGATTTAGATATAAAAATGTTGATCGGATTAATAGAGGAATAGTGTATGAAGTATGAACTAATTTTTACAGGGACAAATGAAGCACAACAGAATTTTTTTGATTCAAATATATATATATTAACTGCTGTTCCAGAAAATAAAAAGGAACTAATCTCAATTATGAAAGAGATTACCACTCAAAAATATAAAAACTCGTGGCTTAGTAAAATTTCAGACGAAATAGATTATGAGTCATTCTCTATAAGAATTGATGAAACAGTGGAAATGATTCAAAAGATAATTAATAAAAATGAAAATGTTGTTGGTGTTAATTGTGAGATGGCTGAATACTTAGTATCGATGATCGCAATGCTAACACTAGAGGATCGATTAAAACACCAACGAGTA
The Culicoidibacter larvae DNA segment above includes these coding regions:
- a CDS encoding HNH endonuclease, translating into MDISSFSLWEKYTNAEVADGFSCAPQGGMRKSNKNNCLVLIVNHTKGLYDDQWQNDRVIHYTGMGMTGDQKLSGQNSTLADSNTNGVTVHLFEVFHANEYIYCGTATLVDEFFWSEQLDSDNVVRNVIMFPLELDVKEIPNDIIELRSIAKGNTFERGIKKVKKLNYDELARLAHKRSEINRFTLRETTTKVYGRDPVIATFTKQRAKGVCELCGEDAPFKDKQGEPYLECHHIVWLSRGGEDTIENTVALCPNCHRRVHVLEIDLDIKMLIGLIEE